One region of Thiorhodovibrio frisius genomic DNA includes:
- a CDS encoding YbaB/EbfC family nucleoid-associated protein: MKEKLAATDFTAEAGGGAVSATVNGKLGIVDLKIAEQIRNDPTTDYDLLETLIKAAISAAQAQAADAAAKAMKELTGGMDIAEG; this comes from the coding sequence TTGAAAGAGAAACTTGCCGCCACCGACTTCACAGCCGAGGCTGGCGGCGGGGCCGTCTCCGCCACCGTTAATGGCAAACTCGGCATTGTCGATCTCAAAATCGCCGAGCAGATTCGCAACGATCCCACCACGGATTATGACCTGCTCGAAACCCTCATCAAAGCCGCCATCTCTGCCGCCCAGGCCCAGGCAGCCGACGCTGCCGCCAAGGCCATGAAGGAGCTCACCGGCGGCATGGACATCGCGGAAGGATAA
- a CDS encoding rhodanese-like domain-containing protein: protein MLAQLIEFVGNHWILFIALVVISALLIHNLIVGDRGSIDPLGATDLINHKDATVIDVRPSADYTKGHIINAISIPMNGFRNQTATLAKHKNKPLIISCRSGSQSQMACGILRKQGFEEVYNLRGGVMAWQNANLPLTRKKH from the coding sequence ATGCTTGCCCAACTTATTGAATTTGTAGGCAACCACTGGATTTTATTCATCGCACTGGTTGTCATCTCGGCGCTGCTGATTCATAACCTGATTGTCGGTGACCGAGGCTCCATCGACCCGCTCGGCGCGACCGATTTGATTAACCACAAGGATGCAACCGTGATCGACGTGCGCCCGAGTGCCGATTATACCAAGGGGCATATCATCAACGCGATCAGCATCCCGATGAACGGTTTCCGCAACCAGACCGCGACCCTTGCAAAGCACAAGAACAAACCGCTGATCATCTCCTGCCGCTCGGGTTCTCAGTCGCAGATGGCTTGCGGCATCCTGCGCAAACAGGGTTTTGAGGAAGTCTACAACCTGCGCGGCGGCGTAATGGCCTGGCAGAACGCCAACCTGCCGCTCACACGCAAAAAGCACTGA
- a CDS encoding pentapeptide repeat-containing protein: protein MAVTKIELGVILEEHAHWLCRKGGSRASLDGADLRNANIRNADLRNADLRGANLDGANIHGANLHCADLYGGDLRSANLGGANLHGADLYGANLHGADLHGADLRSADLRSADLRSADLCEANLGGANLRSADLRGADLDGAELDGADLYGADLYGADLRGANLYGADLYGADLRGANLHGADLHGAELYGADLHGANLHGAHLPDFTICPEEGGFIGWKYADGAILELYIPEDAVRACSLVGRKCRATHVVTRAVISGPKKPAYRTRKGTRYIVGKETWADAWNDDPRIECTSGIHFFMTRKEAEEYGAS from the coding sequence ATGGCCGTCACAAAAATAGAATTGGGTGTAATCCTAGAGGAACACGCGCATTGGCTCTGCAGAAAGGGCGGCAGTAGGGCTAGCCTAGACGGCGCCGACCTTCGCAACGCCAACATTCGCAACGCTGACCTTCGCAACGCTGACCTTCGTGGAGCCAACCTTGACGGCGCCAACATTCACGGAGCAAACCTTCACTGCGCCGACCTTTATGGCGGCGACCTTCGCAGCGCCAACCTTGGTGGAGCAAACCTTCACGGCGCCGACCTTTACGGTGCCAACCTTCACGGTGCCGACCTTCACGGCGCGGATCTTCGCAGCGCGGATCTTCGCAGCGCCGACCTTCGCAGCGCCGACCTTTGCGAAGCCAACCTTGGCGGAGCCAACCTTCGCAGCGCCGACCTTCGCGGAGCCGACCTTGACGGAGCCGAACTTGACGGCGCCGATCTTTACGGCGCCGATCTTTACGGCGCCGACCTTCGCGGGGCCAACCTTTACGGCGCCGACCTCTACGGCGCCGACCTTCGGGGAGCCAACCTTCACGGCGCCGATCTTCACGGCGCCGAGCTTTACGGCGCCGACCTTCATGGCGCCAACCTTCACGGCGCTCACTTACCAGACTTTACAATTTGCCCGGAAGAAGGAGGGTTTATTGGTTGGAAATACGCGGATGGCGCGATCCTTGAGTTATACATCCCTGAAGATGCTGTTCGCGCATGCTCGTTAGTAGGGCGGAAATGCAGGGCAACGCACGTTGTCACGCGCGCGGTCATTAGTGGGCCAAAAAAGCCGGCCTACAGGACGCGAAAAGGTACGCGATACATCGTCGGAAAAGAAACTTGGGCGGATGCTTGGAATGATGATCCGCGTATTGAATGCACGAGCGGCATTCATTTCTTTATGACTCGGAAAGAAGCCGAGGAGTATGGCGCGAGCTAG
- a CDS encoding DUF3581 family protein — MFLDSFHADEAGAIRISAAQGSAFAKDVAGDFNPIHDADNPRFCVPGDLLFALVMAQNGVASRMELRFTGMVGADVPVAFIARDDGVTVIDAVGKSCLEVASSGPVSRDRSLVESLVRSYVAFSGQNFPHILVPLMETHAVMINPDRPLVIYERMSFELDRLDREQLDVTLVDSQLNVTGRRGEARLEFQLSANAEPVGRGAKTLLLSGLRAHNTAALQGLVERYEQRKAEYLAASQVV, encoded by the coding sequence ATGTTTCTTGATTCTTTCCATGCCGACGAAGCTGGCGCCATCCGCATCTCTGCTGCGCAGGGCAGCGCCTTCGCCAAAGATGTCGCGGGTGATTTCAATCCAATCCACGATGCGGACAATCCGCGCTTCTGCGTGCCGGGTGATCTCCTGTTCGCGCTGGTAATGGCGCAGAATGGGGTCGCCAGCCGCATGGAGCTTCGTTTTACCGGGATGGTCGGTGCGGACGTCCCGGTCGCTTTCATCGCGAGGGATGATGGCGTGACGGTCATTGACGCTGTGGGGAAATCCTGTTTGGAAGTCGCATCCAGCGGCCCGGTCAGCCGAGATCGCAGCCTGGTCGAATCGCTGGTGCGCAGTTATGTGGCCTTTTCGGGCCAGAATTTCCCGCACATTCTGGTGCCGCTGATGGAAACGCACGCAGTGATGATCAACCCGGATCGGCCGCTGGTGATCTATGAGCGGATGTCATTCGAGCTTGACCGACTGGATCGCGAGCAGTTGGATGTAACGCTGGTCGACAGCCAATTGAATGTCACGGGCCGCCGTGGCGAGGCGCGGTTGGAGTTTCAACTCAGCGCCAATGCCGAGCCGGTGGGCCGGGGAGCAAAAACGCTGCTGCTGAGTGGCCTGCGTGCGCATAACACCGCCGCCTTGCAGGGATTGGTAGAGCGTTACGAGCAGCGGAAGGCGGAATATCTGGCCGCTTCTCAGGTTGTCTGA
- the htpG gene encoding molecular chaperone HtpG has translation MTVSAQKETLEFQAEVSQVLDLVIRSLYSNKEIFLRELISNASDAAEKLRFEALTDSSLFEDDPELRVRVLVDKDAGTVTVSDNGIGLSRQEMIETIGSIASSGTRRFVEALKDRQGGNQSNDQSGEQSGNKDAATDGTLIGQFGVGFYSAFIVADKVTLISRRAGLGAEHGVCWESDGRGSYTLETVDKPGRGTDVILHLKDDEKEFADDWRLRSVISKFSDHIAVPVEMLKQDFRSDEEKEKDEDKDKAPEYERVNTGQALWMRNKSDISDDEYKSFYKHISHDFEEPLAWAHNRVEGTNEYSTLLFVPKRAPWDMWDREQKHGVKLYVRRVFIMDEADKLLPHYLRFVKGVVDSNDLPLNVSREILQHNRKIDTIRGANVKRVLGLLESMAKDEPDNYKTFWKEFGRVIKEGPAEDFSNRERIAGLLRFSTTVGEGDEQDTSLDAYIERMKEGQDKIYYITADSPAAARHSPHLEMFRKKEVEVILLSDRVDEWLVSNLHEYKGKHLQSVTKGELDLGEIGAKEEKEKTEQAAKEHEDLFKRLKDALGDRVESVRASSRLVDSPACIVVGEHDMSANLARVLKSVGQEAPSTKPSLEVNLDHPLVRRLESESDQTRFADLGLILLDQAELAEGGQLDDPAAFVGRLNKLMLGLFMTGG, from the coding sequence ATGACAGTCTCAGCCCAGAAAGAAACCCTGGAATTTCAAGCCGAAGTCAGCCAGGTGCTCGACCTGGTCATTCGCTCCCTGTACTCAAACAAAGAGATCTTCCTGCGTGAGCTGATCTCCAACGCCTCGGACGCAGCCGAGAAGCTGCGTTTCGAGGCCCTGACCGACTCCAGCCTGTTTGAGGACGACCCCGAGCTGCGCGTGCGCGTGCTGGTGGACAAGGACGCCGGCACTGTGACGGTGTCCGACAACGGCATTGGCTTAAGCCGCCAGGAGATGATCGAAACCATCGGCAGCATTGCCAGCTCCGGTACCCGGCGTTTTGTCGAGGCGCTCAAAGACCGCCAAGGCGGCAACCAAAGCAATGATCAGAGCGGTGAGCAAAGCGGCAACAAGGATGCCGCTACCGACGGCACCCTGATCGGCCAGTTTGGTGTCGGTTTTTACTCGGCCTTCATCGTCGCGGACAAGGTCACACTCATCTCCCGTCGCGCCGGCCTGGGCGCCGAGCATGGTGTGTGCTGGGAGTCCGATGGTCGCGGCAGCTATACCCTTGAGACGGTCGACAAACCCGGTCGTGGCACCGACGTAATCCTGCATCTGAAAGACGACGAGAAAGAATTCGCCGACGACTGGCGCCTGCGGTCTGTCATTAGCAAGTTCTCCGACCACATTGCCGTGCCGGTGGAGATGCTCAAGCAGGACTTCCGCAGTGACGAGGAGAAGGAAAAAGACGAGGACAAGGACAAAGCACCCGAATACGAGCGCGTCAACACCGGTCAGGCGCTGTGGATGCGCAACAAGTCCGACATCTCCGATGACGAATACAAGAGCTTCTACAAGCACATCTCGCACGACTTTGAGGAGCCGCTGGCCTGGGCACACAATCGTGTTGAGGGCACCAATGAATACAGCACCCTGCTGTTCGTGCCCAAGCGCGCGCCCTGGGACATGTGGGACCGCGAGCAGAAGCATGGCGTGAAGCTCTACGTGCGCCGGGTCTTCATCATGGACGAGGCCGACAAGCTGCTGCCGCACTATCTGCGCTTTGTCAAAGGCGTGGTGGACTCCAACGACCTGCCGCTCAATGTTTCGCGTGAGATTTTGCAGCACAACCGCAAAATCGACACCATTCGCGGCGCTAACGTTAAGCGCGTGCTCGGTCTGCTGGAAAGCATGGCTAAGGACGAGCCGGACAACTACAAGACCTTCTGGAAGGAATTCGGTCGGGTGATCAAAGAAGGCCCGGCCGAGGACTTCAGCAACCGCGAGCGCATCGCCGGCCTGCTGCGTTTCTCCACCACGGTTGGCGAAGGCGACGAACAGGACACCTCACTCGATGCCTACATTGAGCGCATGAAAGAGGGCCAGGACAAGATCTACTACATCACCGCCGACAGCCCGGCCGCCGCGCGCCACAGCCCGCACCTGGAGATGTTCCGCAAGAAAGAGGTCGAAGTCATACTGCTGTCTGATCGCGTCGATGAATGGCTGGTCTCCAACTTGCACGAGTACAAGGGCAAGCACCTGCAATCCGTCACCAAGGGCGAACTCGATCTTGGCGAAATCGGCGCCAAAGAGGAGAAGGAAAAAACCGAACAGGCCGCCAAGGAGCACGAAGACCTGTTCAAGCGCCTCAAAGACGCTCTCGGCGACCGGGTCGAGTCAGTGCGCGCCTCCAGCCGCTTGGTCGATTCACCTGCCTGTATCGTCGTCGGCGAGCATGACATGAGCGCCAACCTGGCCCGCGTGCTCAAATCCGTTGGCCAGGAGGCGCCTTCCACCAAGCCAAGTCTGGAAGTCAATCTGGACCACCCGCTGGTGCGCCGCCTCGAGTCCGAATCCGACCAGACCCGCTTTGCCGATCTTGGCCTCATCCTGCTTGATCAGGCCGAACTAGCCGAAGGCGGTCAGCTCGATGATCCAGCTGCCTTCGTCGGGCGGCTCAACAAACTGATGCTGGGGCTCTTTATGACCGGAGGGTGA
- a CDS encoding ArsR/SmtB family transcription factor, with protein sequence MASDPQQPFATSNGSSKTDPFGEEFREELLGDDGDIERASRSLKAMSHPLRLKILCILGDEEVSVQDIVEHVGTSQSNISQHLAILRDKGILASRKDANRVFYRVSDSRTLQLIRLMREVFCHHGH encoded by the coding sequence ATGGCATCCGATCCACAACAGCCATTCGCAACGTCCAACGGCTCTAGCAAGACCGACCCTTTCGGAGAAGAATTCAGGGAAGAGTTGCTCGGTGACGACGGCGATATTGAGCGCGCCTCGCGCTCGCTCAAGGCGATGTCACATCCGCTGCGGCTCAAGATTCTATGCATCCTTGGCGACGAAGAGGTCAGCGTCCAGGATATCGTCGAGCATGTCGGCACATCGCAAAGCAATATCTCCCAACATCTGGCCATTTTGCGCGACAAGGGTATCCTCGCCTCGCGTAAGGATGCCAATCGGGTATTCTATCGCGTCAGTGACTCGCGCACCCTGCAACTCATCCGCCTGATGCGCGAGGTTTTCTGTCACCACGGTCACTGA
- a CDS encoding alpha-D-glucose phosphate-specific phosphoglucomutase — MEATAVSTQAFAGQKPGTSGLRKKVKTFQQPHYLENFVQAIFDTQATLRGGTLVVGGDGRFYNREAIQTILRLAAANGVARVLVGQGGILSTPAVSCIIRKYATQGGIVLSASHNPGGPDEDFGIKFNVASGGPASESVTDAIYQRTTEIDQYLTLASDPIDLDQIGDSQLGEMRVSVIDPVADYAGLMESLFDFDAIRDLFKSGSFRMCFDAMHAVTGPYAKEILENQLGAAPGTVINGVPLEDFGGGHPDPNLVHAHEIVELTQGAEGLDFAAASDGDGDRNMILGRDFFVTPSDSLAVLAANAEVAPGYKAGIAGVARSMPTSQAADRVAEALGIGCYETPTGWKFFGNLLDAGRITLCGEESFGTGSAHVREKDGLWAVLFWLNLLAARGRTGRQSVATIVRDHWGRFGRNYYTRHDFEAIDSAAAEGLMHHLRLLLADLPGRQLGDYKVAYADDFSYTDPVDGSVSDHQGIRIGFEDGSRIVMRLSGTGTSGATLRLYIERFEPDPERHDQDVQIALQPLILIAQELAQIETRTGRAEPDVIT; from the coding sequence ATGGAAGCAACAGCCGTCAGCACTCAAGCATTTGCAGGTCAGAAACCAGGCACCTCCGGTCTGCGCAAGAAGGTCAAGACCTTTCAGCAACCGCATTATCTCGAAAACTTTGTCCAGGCCATTTTCGACACCCAGGCCACCCTGCGCGGCGGCACTCTGGTGGTGGGCGGCGATGGCCGCTTCTATAACCGCGAGGCAATACAGACGATTTTGCGCCTGGCTGCGGCCAATGGCGTCGCGCGAGTACTGGTCGGACAGGGCGGGATTCTGTCGACCCCGGCAGTGTCCTGCATCATCCGTAAGTACGCTACCCAGGGCGGCATTGTGCTCTCAGCCAGCCATAATCCCGGCGGACCAGATGAAGACTTCGGCATCAAATTCAATGTCGCCTCTGGCGGCCCGGCGTCCGAGTCGGTGACCGACGCCATCTACCAGCGCACGACTGAGATCGACCAATACCTGACGCTGGCATCCGACCCGATTGATCTCGACCAGATCGGCGACAGCCAGCTTGGTGAGATGCGCGTGAGTGTGATCGACCCGGTGGCCGACTATGCCGGGCTGATGGAGTCGCTATTTGACTTCGATGCCATCCGCGATTTATTCAAGTCCGGCAGCTTTCGCATGTGCTTTGACGCCATGCACGCCGTCACCGGCCCTTATGCAAAAGAAATACTGGAAAACCAGCTCGGCGCCGCACCCGGCACCGTGATCAACGGCGTGCCGCTGGAGGACTTCGGCGGCGGCCATCCCGACCCCAACCTGGTGCATGCACACGAGATTGTCGAGCTTACCCAAGGCGCCGAGGGGCTGGACTTTGCCGCCGCATCAGACGGCGACGGCGACCGCAATATGATCCTGGGGCGAGATTTCTTTGTCACCCCCAGCGACAGCCTCGCAGTACTGGCCGCCAATGCCGAGGTCGCGCCAGGCTACAAAGCTGGCATTGCCGGGGTGGCGCGTTCCATGCCCACCAGCCAGGCGGCGGATCGGGTCGCTGAGGCGCTCGGCATCGGCTGCTACGAGACACCCACCGGGTGGAAGTTCTTCGGCAACCTGCTTGATGCCGGGCGCATCACCCTGTGCGGCGAGGAAAGCTTCGGCACTGGATCAGCCCACGTGCGCGAGAAAGATGGCCTCTGGGCGGTGCTTTTCTGGCTCAATCTGCTCGCCGCCCGGGGTCGAACGGGGCGCCAGTCAGTCGCCACCATTGTGCGCGACCATTGGGGTCGCTTCGGTCGCAACTACTACACCCGCCACGACTTTGAGGCCATCGACAGCGCCGCCGCCGAGGGCCTGATGCATCACCTGCGCCTGCTACTGGCCGATCTGCCCGGTCGCCAGCTCGGCGATTACAAGGTCGCCTATGCCGATGACTTCAGCTACACCGACCCAGTCGATGGCAGTGTGTCAGACCATCAGGGAATTCGCATCGGCTTCGAGGACGGCTCGCGCATCGTCATGCGTCTATCCGGCACCGGCACCTCGGGCGCGACCCTGCGGCTTTATATCGAGCGCTTCGAGCCCGACCCGGAGCGACATGACCAGGACGTGCAGATCGCCCTGCAACCGCTGATCCTGATCGCGCAGGAGCTAGCGCAGATTGAGACGCGCACCGGACGCGCGGAGCCGGATGTCATCACCTGA
- a CDS encoding DJ-1 family glyoxalase III has product MPNVLVPLAQGCEELEAVTIIDLLRRAEIEVITVGLEDGPVRASRGVVLLPDQPLDAVLEQEFDMIVLPGGLPGADHLERDQRIRDLLRRQVEAGRRVAAICAAPKVLASAGLLDGHQATSYPGAVNLADYPRVQFTDAPVVVDGRVVTSRGPGTAMDFALELIAQLMGEARRDEVAAALVRS; this is encoded by the coding sequence ATGCCTAACGTATTGGTTCCCCTAGCCCAGGGGTGCGAAGAACTCGAAGCCGTGACCATTATCGATCTGCTGCGCCGCGCTGAGATTGAGGTGATCACCGTCGGCCTTGAAGACGGCCCGGTGCGTGCGAGTCGTGGCGTGGTCCTGTTGCCGGATCAGCCGCTGGACGCGGTGCTCGAGCAGGAATTCGACATGATCGTCCTGCCCGGCGGCCTGCCTGGCGCGGATCATCTCGAGCGCGATCAACGCATTCGCGATCTTCTGCGACGCCAGGTTGAGGCGGGGCGTCGTGTCGCTGCCATTTGTGCCGCGCCCAAGGTGTTGGCCAGTGCCGGTCTGCTCGACGGCCATCAGGCCACCAGCTATCCGGGCGCGGTCAATCTAGCCGACTATCCGCGGGTGCAGTTTACCGACGCGCCCGTGGTGGTGGATGGGCGCGTGGTCACTTCCCGAGGCCCTGGTACTGCGATGGACTTCGCGCTGGAGCTCATCGCGCAGTTGATGGGCGAAGCGCGGCGCGACGAGGTCGCGGCTGCGCTGGTGCGGTCTTAA
- a CDS encoding S41 family peptidase: MHMFSFSALQQPRPGSVSEAGEHPGAFAAPMAAMLAATALLLFLAASAVSAEPPKPFTPPPAVEPLVEPALPVTPPAATEPASQPPGAMPPSEDAEPDAQSDTESDTAADQEAQAEDDASQSALPLEQLRSFAEVFGRIKSDYVEPVDDKDLLAAAIRGMLAGLDPHSSFLDADAYEELQEGTKGEFGGLGIEVGMEDGFVKVISPIDDTPAERAGVQAGDLIVRIDDKPVKGMALSDAVKLMRGEPGTGIELTIMRDGEDKPLKIAIERDIIQVASVKSRMLEPGYAYIRIASFQSRTTEDMRRQIEELKLKAKANADQSADSTEPASTGSQEVSESPSQPPSSDLSGDSSIKGLVLDLRNNPGGVLNSAVGVSDAFLRGGLIVYTKGRMEDARMEFKAGPDDVIGGAPMVVLVNGGSASASEIVAGALQDQGRAIVMGSDTFGKGSVQTIVPVDESTALKLTTARYYTPSGRSIQAHGIEPDIRLDQGSLTLADQPDVEPLKEANLMRHLAEEVTGDETPEEDATKQPLAAKDYPLSEALNVLKALSLAHARSVEQIEIMEPPAAQ; encoded by the coding sequence ATGCACATGTTTTCTTTTTCCGCGCTTCAACAGCCGCGCCCAGGCTCAGTGTCAGAGGCTGGCGAGCATCCCGGCGCTTTTGCTGCTCCCATGGCCGCCATGCTGGCTGCGACCGCTTTGCTGCTGTTTCTGGCTGCCTCTGCGGTCAGCGCCGAGCCGCCCAAGCCCTTCACGCCTCCGCCTGCGGTCGAGCCGCTGGTTGAGCCTGCATTGCCGGTCACACCTCCGGCTGCAACCGAACCTGCGTCGCAGCCGCCTGGTGCAATGCCGCCGTCAGAGGATGCTGAGCCGGATGCCCAATCGGATACCGAATCTGACACCGCTGCCGATCAGGAAGCCCAGGCAGAGGATGATGCCTCGCAATCGGCGCTGCCGCTGGAGCAATTGCGCTCCTTTGCCGAGGTGTTCGGGCGCATTAAAAGCGACTATGTCGAACCGGTGGATGACAAGGACCTGCTCGCCGCTGCCATTCGCGGCATGTTGGCGGGGCTGGACCCGCACTCCAGCTTCCTGGATGCCGATGCATACGAAGAACTCCAGGAGGGCACCAAGGGTGAGTTTGGCGGCCTGGGCATTGAGGTCGGCATGGAAGATGGCTTCGTCAAGGTCATCTCTCCCATCGACGACACGCCCGCCGAACGCGCCGGCGTGCAAGCCGGGGATTTGATTGTGCGCATCGACGACAAACCCGTGAAGGGCATGGCTCTGAGCGACGCAGTGAAGCTGATGCGTGGGGAGCCCGGCACTGGCATTGAGCTGACCATCATGCGCGATGGCGAGGACAAGCCACTGAAAATCGCCATTGAGCGCGACATCATTCAAGTTGCCAGCGTCAAGAGCCGGATGCTCGAACCTGGCTACGCCTACATTCGCATCGCCAGTTTTCAGTCCCGTACCACTGAGGACATGCGCCGGCAGATCGAGGAACTCAAACTCAAAGCAAAGGCGAATGCCGATCAGTCTGCGGACAGTACCGAGCCAGCGTCCACTGGGTCGCAAGAGGTGAGCGAGTCACCGAGCCAGCCGCCGTCAAGCGACCTGAGCGGGGACAGCTCCATCAAAGGTCTGGTGCTGGATTTGCGCAACAACCCGGGCGGTGTGCTCAACAGTGCGGTGGGCGTCAGCGATGCCTTTCTGCGTGGGGGGCTGATCGTTTATACCAAGGGTCGCATGGAGGATGCGCGCATGGAGTTTAAGGCCGGGCCGGACGACGTCATCGGTGGGGCGCCCATGGTGGTGCTGGTCAATGGCGGCAGTGCCTCGGCCTCCGAGATTGTCGCCGGTGCGTTGCAGGATCAGGGCCGGGCGATCGTCATGGGCAGCGACACCTTTGGTAAAGGCTCGGTGCAGACTATCGTGCCGGTCGATGAGAGCACCGCGCTCAAGCTCACCACGGCGCGCTACTACACGCCTTCTGGCCGCTCGATTCAGGCCCATGGTATCGAGCCCGATATCCGCCTGGACCAGGGCAGTCTGACCCTGGCCGACCAGCCGGATGTGGAGCCACTGAAAGAAGCCAACCTGATGCGTCATCTCGCAGAAGAAGTGACGGGAGACGAGACGCCAGAAGAGGATGCGACCAAACAGCCGCTTGCTGCCAAGGACTATCCGCTCAGCGAGGCGCTGAATGTGCTCAAGGCGCTCAGCCTCGCCCATGCCCGCAGTGTCGAGCAGATCGAGATCATGGAGCCCCCGGCGGCTCAGTGA
- a CDS encoding murein hydrolase activator EnvC family protein, which translates to MISFFSRLASAVPHRVAVSAILVGTVLASQLAWFAAQAAQGTPATGEDDAQSLSAIEEQVEVLERDLRAREQRRDQMYADLEQTERDIAALARGGRQLDAMVAEQRAALAALRVQLEEVRGELSAARVVLAELLRSAHAMGRGNRLRMVLNQEDVTRSGRLFGYYRTLGQKRARQIALVDQQAKRLKGLSQQAATEAERLAELARRQEDTRERLAAAQQERNQILANLERSIVAGRDRVESLREDAARLRKLAKELSLHSEIRDVFHLDQESLATRRGALSWPVRHARVLTSFRPRATGDLHGDGVLLSATPGEEVRAVHGGQVVYSDWLRGFGLLLVIDHHDGYMTIYGHNQSLLKEPGEWVGAGETIALAGASGGSDRDGLYFALRHQGQPLDPRLWCADPVN; encoded by the coding sequence ATGATAAGCTTTTTCTCGCGTCTGGCAAGTGCTGTGCCACATCGAGTGGCTGTAAGCGCCATTTTGGTGGGGACAGTGCTTGCCTCCCAGCTTGCCTGGTTTGCGGCGCAGGCAGCGCAGGGCACGCCAGCGACGGGCGAGGATGACGCGCAAAGTCTGTCCGCAATTGAGGAGCAGGTCGAGGTGCTTGAGCGCGATCTGCGCGCGCGCGAGCAACGCCGCGACCAGATGTACGCTGATCTCGAGCAGACCGAGCGCGACATTGCCGCGCTCGCGCGCGGCGGGCGCCAGCTCGACGCCATGGTGGCTGAGCAGCGCGCCGCGCTGGCCGCGCTGCGCGTGCAACTCGAGGAGGTGCGCGGTGAGCTGAGCGCCGCGCGCGTGGTGCTGGCTGAGCTGCTGCGCTCGGCCCACGCAATGGGTCGAGGTAATCGGCTGCGCATGGTGCTCAATCAAGAAGACGTGACCCGCAGCGGGCGCCTGTTCGGCTACTACCGCACGCTGGGGCAGAAACGCGCGCGCCAGATTGCGCTGGTCGACCAGCAGGCCAAGCGGCTCAAAGGGCTCAGCCAGCAGGCCGCAACCGAGGCCGAGCGTCTGGCCGAGCTGGCACGGCGCCAGGAAGATACGCGCGAGCGTCTCGCCGCAGCACAGCAGGAGCGCAACCAGATACTGGCCAATCTGGAGCGTTCCATCGTCGCTGGTCGTGACCGGGTCGAAAGCCTGCGCGAAGATGCTGCGCGTCTGCGCAAGTTGGCCAAAGAGCTGAGTCTACATAGCGAAATTCGTGATGTCTTTCACCTCGACCAAGAAAGCCTGGCGACCCGGCGCGGCGCTCTGAGCTGGCCGGTGCGCCATGCCCGGGTGCTGACCAGCTTCCGTCCACGGGCAACCGGCGACCTGCATGGCGATGGTGTGCTGCTGTCCGCGACCCCAGGCGAAGAAGTGCGAGCGGTGCATGGCGGGCAGGTGGTTTACTCCGACTGGCTGCGCGGTTTTGGTCTGCTGCTTGTGATCGACCATCACGATGGCTACATGACCATTTACGGGCACAATCAAAGCCTGCTGAAGGAGCCCGGAGAATGGGTCGGGGCCGGCGAGACCATTGCATTGGCTGGCGCAAGTGGCGGCAGTGACCGCGATGGGCTGTATTTCGCGCTGCGCCACCAGGGCCAACCGCTCGACCCGCGCCTGTGGTGCGCCGATCCCGTCAATTGA
- a CDS encoding DUF4124 domain-containing protein, giving the protein MPMMKRHHFLSLCLLIACNASAAVFQCEQSDGITRFQSVPCEKAPASEAEPKGCPPPEWLPMTKDGDCGELKLMRYESTYKMPVVEKAGDRWQSEKLAFKTCASVVFFLCETLAADADQSLLAKRFEINLKNGSSLEGNDIRITSADSGTNVYKSEVCFGCPDCELREIVEVKCLKE; this is encoded by the coding sequence ATGCCAATGATGAAGCGGCACCATTTTCTTTCCCTTTGTCTATTGATTGCGTGCAATGCAAGTGCTGCGGTGTTTCAGTGCGAGCAATCCGACGGGATAACGCGTTTTCAGAGTGTTCCATGTGAGAAGGCCCCTGCGAGCGAGGCTGAGCCCAAGGGTTGCCCGCCGCCCGAATGGCTGCCAATGACCAAGGATGGCGATTGCGGTGAGCTGAAACTTATGCGCTATGAATCGACCTACAAGATGCCCGTCGTCGAAAAGGCAGGCGATAGATGGCAGTCAGAAAAGCTTGCCTTCAAGACATGCGCGAGTGTGGTGTTTTTTTTGTGCGAGACCCTGGCAGCAGATGCGGACCAATCGCTGCTTGCCAAGCGCTTTGAAATCAACCTTAAAAATGGCAGTTCGCTCGAGGGAAATGATATACGCATCACCTCAGCAGATTCCGGAACCAATGTCTATAAATCGGAAGTCTGTTTCGGCTGTCCGGATTGCGAGCTGAGAGAGATTGTTGAGGTGAAATGCCTTAAAGAATAG